The Montipora capricornis isolate CH-2021 chromosome 3, ASM3666992v2, whole genome shotgun sequence genome includes the window ttgttattcaaattaaaATGTTTCGGTGAAGCCTCTTCCTGGAATTTGCATTTACATCTGTTTCTAGTACTcccaagaaaaattaattgttcaATTTATGGATAATCTTGCCATAATTGCATCCCTAtttcatggcatctgacaggatgcagCGATGCGGATCTGCATAATCCCTAAAATCCtcatcctccgcataattacaATATTTTGCTCATAAAtggaagaaatgcctgatattggtgataaagcagctgcttaccatccTTACAAACATAAAAGCCATTAGagattgactgttttgaaaggCTTATTTTCCTAAACATTGAAGATCTATTAAAGAAAACATGCCATTttgttcgcaagatgaaagtcgtaagcagtttccacacatttttcggcaatgagcctggacactagaACTTGTGTTATAAATTACGGATACCCTGGGGTTGGAATTTCAAAAAATATCCTGCCCCACTTTTGCGACAAGAAACATGTATGTGAAACTTTAGGTGCAAGTTATAGTCACAAATTACATTGTCTATTGTAATCCTAGGGAGAATAGTAGCCCGCAATACATGTGTGTAAAAAATTACCGCTGAAAATGGTCACTGATCGTGGGAATAGATTGCGGTCCAACcatattacaattttgctccatatttccaaattgaaacaaaacaattgtttatcaatttatttattttagcaaaagttgcGGCAAAGTGCCAACTGCTagcccttttatttcaacggtgaaagcttGTCACAAATTGTCGACCCCTCATATATTTTAATCACCATGAGAAAAAATCAGTCACAAAATGTGactgtattggtcacaattttgagtcctgatttaccataagcatgtaaatatatgggacgggcctaattattagttttatttaattgtttaaatttctgcataatcCGGTGTGATTTCCGCATAATCGATAAATGTTTACACAAAAGATGGCcgaaaatttccgcataatctttaattttttccgcatcctatcagaagtcCAGCTATTTATTGTTCAGGTATTTTATCAggttttacagaaaaaaaaatggtattCACCAGTCTACGCTATAAGTCCGTCTGtgttgggaaaaactgtgccctagAGCTGTCTTGAGAACTGCCTGAGCTTGCAGTCCTAAGAGCTACCttgggcacagtttttcccaatacagaccTCCTAACTGGTGAATAATTACATATATATCACATATATATTAATCATGCATGATATGTCATGTCCAATCAACCATCAGATGGCTTAAATTTTTCTGATTATTCTTCATGGTGATTTTCAAGGATCAGCATCAACccctgaggggggaggggggggaaaTAGACCCTTTACAAACTAATTATTGTTGTAAGGAGGTGTGGCTCATTTGCATAGTACTTAATGGCTTGCTTAAAAATGGGTCTTTGACAGGCTAGGTGCattttttgcaatgttttaCAGGCTGCTGTCATTCATCAGAGTATGTTCAAGTTTCTACACATTGATGACCAGGATATGGTGAAAACAAACTTAGCATGGCCTAAACCTACTGAAAAGAAACCCAAAGTAGTAAGTGTATCATGATTTTGTGATTTGTAGTCCTTTTATCCCTGAACTGACCCCACTGACAAGTTGAATTGTCTGGCATTATACAGAGTCACATCTATACGGTCCAGGCCTTCtaatagggtgcgattaaaaaatgcaaattatgcgattttttcagggcagattgtgcgattagagaggccaattatgcgataaataatgtaaattgtgcgatttttttctcagcaattttaagcttgttttatgaGGTTTCAGGttgagaaaaacacttttttgctgccctaaagacattttgaacacaaaggaacagtaattatgtatctcgatcgacattagttgggataaaaaaaaaaaagaggtcttctgcactaccggtgcaccacgttaaaagttgaaaggacacagctaacatgccaaatgaatgatcaaggtgcttgtcaaccacgaactttcgaagatggtcaatcacaatagggccatacccccatttatacgagagaaaataaggccctaatatttcacgaccagaaaaacatctgtccatcgtccacgtggagcgtacctgtgaggtactttcttgctcgatcgtcagctgtcagattgggcggaaggtgggaacttccttcttcatcgaagaaaaagcgagcgttttcacaacaaacttatccatgagtaagtttttatcagttttcaacgaaagaaactacattttgccgaaaaacttacaacttcgcttatttttcacaaatctcttctctaagagaaggcaacatttcagtggtgtgtatataagtgcgtgtttgtgttgcaccaatagaaggagactcgcaccaggtccccgacatgaaaaataaagccttgaacttcgaatgtttacgaaatcgaaggtgacaaagggtttttagcctttttccaagataaatcatcttaaaaatggcgtatttatgcaggaatttctaagaaacgtgttgatttatgtttcattttatgaattttgtgcatccttttgtgaattatgcgatttttcgtgaattgtgcgatcggatgcgatttgacgtcgattgtgcgaaatcgcaccatcgcgtaatatcagaaggcctgtataccgtatttacccgtgtatatgCTTAAGCcgacccccatttttgatggcaaaagaAGCAATTTCCTAATTTCTCTGTTATATGTTCATGCGATACTAATCTTGTGTTCTTCAATTTTTTGGAACTGTggatcaggggtttcaatagaaggcggttaccggcggtataccgccgcctgctttacctcacaccgccggctagtttgccttgattttcactaaagatgctatcataaacttgtcaaactgccgccttcaatgggctatcatggacggctatttcataagttattgaaacccctggtgGATACACAAAAATCAGGGCCTCGAGTGATTAATGGTTTTGTGGTTCAACAGTTGTTGAATCGGCAGGCATTTTgcccttgagtttcgaaaaagttctcagaaaatcgacatgcaaacctcaaactaacccagggcttgaaattgcgacgaACTGGTCGCCAgtgcgaccaaaaattgagtgctggcgactagattttcagaactggtcgccagctggcaaATCTCGTTTTGTCTGACAACCCAAGAGAAACAGTACacaacttttgtatttgaatctttatatgatgaaatcgTTCGGAACTGGTAGCGAGAACACGACTCTCcattaaaataatgtacaaatacttcaagaaaatcggtttctcaCTTTGTTAAACAATTAGTATCACAAATGTGCTTCAATACTTCGATCGCCGCGTTTACTATAGGTGCCATATTAGGTCCGATGAcataatggtcttaattaatctggaagTTTCTTTGGGATATGTATGGATTATTATGAACGATACCATAATAACACTATTAAGAACTTACAGCTTTCTGTCTCACAAGtcatgattaaatttaattggttttttacacgaataaagggctagcaaagtagtcacaagggtcacataattcaagaattacattatccacggctatctttagtacggtgtttatttccctaccaatgataTTATGAAAGTTGCAATGTCCACACATTCCATGGATGGTGTAATGGCTTTTTATGTATTTAATACTCGTGTCAAATCAAGCgcttcaataacacaaaaaggcaatatattttgtactaaataaagagtggaatattcataaaattaacgttttaacagcttttggtgaataaacatcataagttggGTGATtcgaagtcccactgactatatggccgagtggaagtttggGTCTGCTATTAGGCTGTATCCCTTgtggatccttccttgtcatccgctaagttgactgcAGTTGTgaatcattaacttgatcctcaGTTGTGTTTCAAGTGAAATTATAGGCTCCCCTGCCTTGTCACAGTGGAaataaaatttcccgggaggcacACGCCCTAATCACGCTGTATATCACACCTTTGATTGCTGtattgccagcatggttgtcctggtggtgttaGTAGTAGTGGTTACCACACCCAATAAATTAGTaacggggggacgtgggttcaaatcctgctcagggtgaattttctttcaaacctaaaaaCAATCTTATCCTTTTTGCCATGTTTAAAATGAATGAGAAGTATGATGATGAAATAAGTCTGAAGAGTATAACTTTATTTCTTTTACCACAGAAAAATGAGGACAAGCAAAAAGATGTATTAAGTCAAGATGATTTAAAAATAGGTGAGCTTGTTCatggttaaaaaagaaaaaaaatagcagggaaaaaaaaatgaaaccacaATGTCTGTTACTGAAGGCTGCCATCTTCTATGAAAGTACCCttttgggaatttttttttttaattaaatgaaaagagGAAACCTTTTGACTCCTAACTCCGTTAATAAAGTCTTTAATTAAGTTACTATAATAACTATTGACGACTAAAATATTCTGCGTTAGTCTAAAATCTGTTGGAAACAATGGGTTAGACAGTGATTCATTGCTTTGGTGAGGCTAAAGTGTTGATTTAAATATAGAATGTGGGTAAGGTAGTTACTTTTGCATTGCAAGTTTTCTTCTAATTTATTATACTTTCTCTTGCTACAGGCTGACTTTACTGCTGTAAAACTGTTACcttatttttcattgtttttaattATTAGCCTCAGATGACAGTGACAGGCTAAATCGTTCATTTACTTGTCGCATGAAGTGTACACTAAACCATGGGGGTGGATTTTACAAGGTAAATCAAATgcattgttgttttttgttttggtgtGCGCACACATTGCTGACAACAGATCATTAGGCACAGGGCTCATGGTCTTTTTGTCAACTAATTAACTATGGGGTGAGTTGTGAAATGCTTTTTACCAAATATAATACTATGGTTGATTTAatgaaataaagtgattttTCTCTGGTAATGTTAATCCTTGTGCAgccagtttttgttattttgttattcCATAACATCCTTTTTTGGTCATAACTTATAACTTGTTTATCTTTTAGATAATGAAGTAACCAAAACTTGTTCATTGCATACGTTGCAGAATATATTGTGATTTTAGGTGGATATGACTTGCCTGTAAAGATCCGCCATAATAAAATTTAACTTTCTTTATTGCAGCTCTTCAGGTTGTCTGGCAGATTAAGAGAAATTCACACACGCAAGCGCGATAGTCAAGTTGTAGAGTATGGTCTTTTTGCCATCTGCTCACCTGCGAATAGTCCTCACTCACACCATGCTGGAGCCACAGTAAAAAAGGAAGTTGCTTTGACTGCTCAAAAGAGATTGGAGAGAGCTAACAGTGAACCCATTTGTGGCAGGTTTGTGTagattctttttgttttatttcctctGTTTTGATATACACAGTATCAACATGGGCACTGCATTGAAGGCTATTCTGTTGGCCCTTTGATTGGCTACGGACACGTAGCTTTCCATGACTTTCAGGATTGTAAAATTTTTGATGGAAAAGGCTTGAGAGAattattatatacatgtatgtaatacCAGATGGATACAAATCATCATTCTGTTCCTTGCCTTGAAATCTTGatatcctgggttcaagacccgctgtgaccactcgttgaatttgttcctggtagtccctggttcaaatccCTAGATGCATTTGTGAGCAGCCAACTGGTATGCGTCCccggtcagttgggattcttaacagttgttgttgttgttctgttccttcATGTGttcattggccttgaaaagcccctatggggagtggtcaataaagtatgtattgtaaattgtattgtattgtatgagATTTATTCACAACGTAGTTATGTGCATTGGTGTCACCATGCAGTTGTAGAAATTATCCAGATTCCCTTTACAGAGGGGTCAATAGTTTGAAGGAGTTGAGGATGGGTCCAAAGAAGCCTCAGAATTATCTTGAGGAGGTGATGGATGATCCTCATATCTCAAGGAAAGGAAAATGCAGGGAAGTTTAAAAGGGCGGTGCTAGGAGTGtagtgtttcttttttaaatgtaaCTGTGTCTCACAGTTGCAAACTCTCTTTATTGCAGGAGAGCCACTCTTCCTTTAACAGGAATGCTCCCTTCAATGCCCATGAACCGTCATTATTTAGGATCTGAAACTCGATCTACTGCTGTCAGTCCTCTGGCATCTCCCACAGCTTCGTCAGATTCAGGGCACCCATCTCCTGATTCCAGTCAAGGCAGTAAGTTATTATTGACAGACTCTGACATGCGAAGTGAAGGCAGCGAGATTTCCCCGCCATCAAGCAGTAGCTCTCAGGACATTGATGGAGGTCTAGCTGTGGATCATCTTATGACTGGAAGGAGCCACCCATTTATGAATGCTCGTAGGGTGGACCGCAAGAGAGCAGCAAACTACATGGATTCCCACAGGCCTGATGAGAAAGATCACATGAGAAAGCGTTCTCGCAGTTTAGCAGATGCCAGTGAACTTTTCATAAGAGATGGTTTCGATCCCAGATCATTGTTCTTTAGAGGAAACTTGCCAGCAATTCCTGAAATCAAGGTTGAAAACACCAAGAGGAACGAGGATTGTGCACAGAGTTCTGAGACATCAGATAGAAGGCTTCTGAACAATCAGGAC containing:
- the LOC138040898 gene encoding uncharacterized protein isoform X3; this encodes MFKFLHIDDQDMVKTNLAWPKPTEKKPKVKNEDKQKDVLSQDDLKIASDDSDRLNRSFTCRMKCTLNHGGGFYKLFRLSGRLREIHTRKRDSQVVEYGLFAICSPANSPHSHHAGATVKKEVALTAQKRLERANSEPICGRRATLPLTGMLPSMPMNRHYLGSETRSTAVSPLASPTASSDSGHPSPDSSQGSKLLLTDSDMRSEGSEISPPSSSSSQDIDGGLAVDHLMTGRSHPFMNARRVDRKRAANYMDSHRPDEKDHMRKRSRSLADASELFIRDGFDPRSLFFRGNLPAIPEIKVENTKRNEDCAQSSETSDRRLLNNQDNRLDAAQGLVSLGNMASKFPGLCTFPPEFMYPDVMLQHDMLHDFQHLRSPFDMHNPCCLGNDPYTALAMRRWLSNTEMFHSTLNPMIAAQAGLLTPAERLRLLKFPFVYPTRFPVPSPFDIGAASGFTERNLPEYALRGFYGNRNGLVNSDIPRSVAAKQPEQSQSPSKEKQAPVGDNRENKSFPVKSKLGSSEGSIFVKKEPLSGDKKNEEAKTAKKNTLDGTSVNVCSSTSDVGSSGDGDEEERVDVVGGGKPGSGLRQTFAGIQEEFNSRLENLNKSFALSLDQNMTCP